The Tamandua tetradactyla isolate mTamTet1 chromosome 5, mTamTet1.pri, whole genome shotgun sequence genome window below encodes:
- the SERINC1 gene encoding serine incorporator 1, with protein sequence MGSVLGLCSMASWIPCLCGSAPCLLCRCCPSGNNSTVTRLIYALFLLVGVCVACVMLIPGMEDQLNKIPGFCENEKGVVPCSILVGYKAVYRLCFGLAMFYLLLSLLMIKVKSSSDPRAAVHNGFWFFKFAAAVAIIIGAFFIPEGTFTTVWFYVGMAGAFCFILIQLVLLIDFAHSWNESWVEKMEEGNSRCWYAALLSATALNYLLSLVAIVLFFVYYTHPDSCSENKAFISVNMLLCIGASVMSILPKIQESQPRSGLLQSSVITVYTMYLTWSAMINEPETNCNPSLLSIIGYNTTTTVPKEGQTVQWWHAQGIIGLILFLLCVFYSSIRTSNNSQVNKLTLTSDESTLIDDGGARSDGSLEDGDDVHRAIDNERDGVTYSYSFFHFMLFLASLYIMMTLTNWYRYEPSREMKSQWTAVWVKISSSWIGIVLYVWTLVAPLVLTNRDFD encoded by the exons ATACCGTGTTTGTGTGGCAGTGCCCCATGTCTGCTGTGCCGATGTTGTCCTAGTGGAAACAACTCCACTGTAACTAGATTGATATATGCACTTTTCTTGCTTGTTGGAGTTTGTGTAGCTTGTGTAATGTTGATACCAGGAATGGAAGACCAACTGAATAAG ATTCCTGGATTTTGTGAGAATGAGAAAGGTGTCGTCCCATGTAGTATTCTGGTTGGCTATAAAGCTGTGTACCGTTTGTGTTTTGGCCTGGCTATGttctatcttctcctttctttactAATGATCAAAGTAAAGAGCAGCAGTGATCCTAGAGCTGCAGTGCATAATGG aTTCTGGTTCTTTAAATTTGCTGCAGCAGTTGCAATTATTATTGGGGCATTCTTCATTCCAGAAGGAACTTTTACAACTG TATGGTTTTACGTAGGCATGGCAGGTGCCTTTTGCTTCATCCTCATACAACTGGTCTTACTTATTGATTTTGCCCACTCATGGAATGAATCATGGGttgaaaaaatggaagaaggaaacTCAAGATGCTGGTATGCAG CCTTGTTGTCAGCTACAGCTCTGAATTATCTGCTGTCTTTAGTTGCTATAGTCCTGTTCTTTGTCTACTACACTCATCCAGACAGTTGTTCAGAAAATAAGGCATTCATCAGTGTGAACATGCTCCTGTGCATTGGTGCTTCTGTAATGTCTATACTGCCCAAAATCCAA GAATCGCAGCCAAGATCTGGTTTGTTACAGTCTTCAGTAATTACAGTCTACACAATGTATTTGACATGGTCTGCTATGATCAATGAACCAG AAACGAACTGCAACCCTAGTCTACTGAGCATAATTGGCTACAATACAACAACCACTGTCCCAAAGGAAGGGCAAACTGTCCAGTGGTGGCATGCTCAAGGAATTATAGGACTGATCCTCTTTTTATTGTGTGTGTTTTATTCGAG CATCCGTACTTCGAACAATAGTCAGGTTAATAAACTGACTCTAACAAGTGATGAATCAACATTAATAGACGATGGTGGAGCCAGAAGCGATGGATCACTGGAGGATGGAGACGATGTTCACCGAGCTATAGATAATGAAAGGGATGGTGTCACTTATAGTTATTCCTTCTTCCACTTCATGCTTTTCCTGGCCTCACTTTATATCATGATGACACTTACCAACTGGTACAG GTATGAGCCTTCTCGTGAGATGAAAAGTCAGTGGACGGCTGTCTGGGTGAAGATCTCTTCCAGTTGGATTGGCATCGTGCTATATGTTTGGACACTGGTGGCACCACTAGTTTTAACAAATCGTGATTTTGACTGA